A window of Schistosoma mansoni, WGS project CABG00000000 data, supercontig 0211, strain Puerto Rico, whole genome shotgun sequence contains these coding sequences:
- a CDS encoding gelsolin, putative, with protein sequence MDCASIQQYLLKSVSLFYTALRCLLTLRLV encoded by the coding sequence ATGGATTGTGCATCGATTCAACAATATCTACTAAAATCTGTTAGCTTATTTTACACTGCATTACGTTGCTTATTAACATTAAGGCTAGTTTGA